A stretch of Patagioenas fasciata isolate bPatFas1 chromosome 4, bPatFas1.hap1, whole genome shotgun sequence DNA encodes these proteins:
- the C4H4orf33 gene encoding UPF0462 protein C4orf33 homolog yields MEFRIKHTWDGLPVSHEPVTIGLKSDNAGLLMEVNAPFFNDPPAPLGEPGKPCSRLWDYEVVEAFFLSDRTEQYLEVELCPHGQHLLLLLSGKRRVWKEELPLEFEVTKMKTKWEGKAHLPWHYFPPCTNKFNAFAIHGSGEERKYEALHPVPRHELQEGQKPDFHRLEFFEELNLKELMGEDWKQPESDIWKSLSS; encoded by the exons ATGGAATTTAGAATTAAACACACATGGGATGGTTTACCTGTGAGCCATGAGCCGGTGACAATTGGGCTCAAGTCAGACAATGCAGGACTGCTAATGGAAGTTAATGCTCCATTCTTTAATGATCCTCCAGCACCACTTGGAGAGCCAGGGAAACCTTGTAGTAGACTGTGGGACTATGAGG ttgttgaaGCATTTTTTCTGAGTGACAGAACTGAACAGTATTTAGAAGTTGAACTTTGTCC CCATGGACAACACttgttgctgctgctttctggcaAAAGAAGAGTTTGGAAA GAAGAACTTCCTTTAGAGTTTGAGGTGaccaaaatgaaaaccaaatggGAGGGTAAAGCTCATCTTCCATGGCACTATTTTCCACCATGCACTAACAAATTCAATGCATTTGCAATTCATGGCTCAGGAGAAGAGAGAAAGTATGAAGCGCTTCATCCTGTGCCTCGACATGAACTACAGGAAGGACAGAAACCAGATTT TCATCGCCTGGAATTTTTCGAAGAACTGAACCTGAAAGAACTAATGGGAGAAGACTGGAAGCAGCCTGAATCAGATATATGGAAGTCTCTCTCTAGTTAA